In Aegilops tauschii subsp. strangulata cultivar AL8/78 chromosome 3, Aet v6.0, whole genome shotgun sequence, one genomic interval encodes:
- the LOC109753737 gene encoding uncharacterized protein, whose translation MRADRVMAEGAKRIDLAAPLRSARLPYHKADLNSGPVRHPGAVPFVWEQSPGQPKSVRTRRPPPSSPSQPRPEDNGANPYHDALGECERDRALPNGAAPAPAAVPRTGAAEREAERAEVEPRKEATTPDVLSVADVLRKEEEDVGDDDERFSDALDTLSRTESFTVNCSVSGLSGVPDRPAGAAATSAEPGARGFMMDRFLPAAQAVAVGSPQYTFRKASVAGSTGNSAREHAHAAAANWRMGSDDDRVRRTPVQLPYQHLPPNYLSCNYPRRDDHEEEEEEEDDDDFDVHSTRGFASKGCGLLPGLCVKTSLLLLNPMPIMKGGKARQGGRGRGLASKGRGQKAPSPLARSSQRKNLGCDSNGQYWEEVYKHKLEQKYINQGEDRRSKLTSESNHLTFWSDSQTGDGSSPFRHSIGGGMSPYRRDVALSPSRKANGSLEVRDKDEKMSRSNGSSSLGIDHDHGSLLGSDHSSLKGSSSMSSGVDRTLHEDSMDHRSGIDSEASQLTLPLDPKASLNSGCDVQHGGHQIVRSNSIVEVQDNDMLTKTIAKVPESISLIPSGNAGSVKLDDRKTHDSSQDVPVHSEDNIAVKKESMPLQFLMPLPVPKSPSDSWLSRNLPSVKNKPPAPSFLGIQVQSKKQAPWASTHPKENDLKPPRTRQIRFADVVERPYYLDTEI comes from the exons ATGCGCGCGGATCGCGTCATGGCGGAGGGGGCCAAGCGGATCGACCTGGCCGCGCCGCTGCGCTCGGCGCGCCTGCCATACCACAAGGCCGACCTCAACTCCGGCCCCGTCCGCCACCCCGGCGCCGTGCCCTTCGTCTGGGAGCAGAGCCCCGGCCAGCCCAAGAGCGTCCGCACCCGCCGCCCGCCTCCGTCCTCGCCCTCGCAGCCGCGCCCGGAGGACAACGGCGCCAACCCTTACCATGACGCCCTGGGCGAGTGCGAGCGCGATCGCGCACTGCCAAacggcgccgcccccgcccccgccgccgtGCCCCGAACTGGTGCCGCGGAGCGTGAGGCGGAGAGGGCGGAGGTCGAGCCGAGGAAGGAAGCCACGACGCCGGACGTGCTGTCCGTGGCCGATGTGCtgcggaaggaggaggaggacgtcGGCGATGACGACGAGAGGTTCTCGGACGCGCTGGACACGCTCTCCCGCACAGAGTCCTTCACCGTGAACTGCAGTGTCAGCGGTCTCAGCGGCGTGCCGGACCGCCCCGCGGGCGCGGCCGCCACCAGCGCCGAGCCCGGCGCGCGCGGCTTCATGATGGACCGCTTCCTGCCGGCCGCGCAGGCGGTGGCCGTGGGCTCCCCGCAGTACACCTTCCGCAAGGCCAGTGTAGCTGGCTCCACCGGCAACTCTGCCCGCGAGCATGCACATGCCGCTGCGGCCAATTGGAGGATGGGCAGCGATGATGATCGCGTCAGGAGAACGCCTGTGCAGCTCCCTTACCAGCATCTGCCTCCCAATTATTTGTCTTGCAACTATCCCAGACGCGATGAtcatgaagaggaggaggaggaagaggatgacGATGACTTCGACGTACATAGTACCCGAGGTTTTGCATCCAAGGGGTGTGGTTTGCTCCCTGGTCTGTGTGTCAAAACCTCCTTGTTGCTACTGAATCCAATGCCTATAATGAAGGGTGGCAAGGCGCGTCAGGGAGGGAGAGGCAGGGGATTGGCATCCAAAGGCAGGGGCCAGAAGGCACCGAGCCCTCTTGCCCGGAGCTCACAACGCAAGAATCTTGGCTGTGATTCTAATGGG CAATACTGGGAGGAAGTTTATAAGCACAAGTTGGAACAGAAGTACATTAACCAAGGAGAGGATAGGAGGAGCAAGCTGACAAGTGAGTCGAACCATCTGACATTCTGGAGTGACTCTCAAACTGGCGATGGGTCTTCACCATTCCGCCACTCCATAGGTGGTGGCATGTCTCCCTACCGCCGCGACGTTGCCTTGTCACCATCACGTAAAGCGAATGGGTCACTTGAAGTAAGAGATAAAGATGAGAAAATGAGTAGAAGCAATGGCTCTAGCTCACTTGGAATAGACCATGATCATGGCTCGTTGCTTGGATCAGATCACAGTAGTTTGAAGGGATCAAGCTCCATGAGCTCAGGGGTCGATAGAACATTGCATGAAGATTCAATGGATCACCGTTCAGGTATTGATTCAGAAGCTAGTCAGTTGACCCTGCCATTGGATCCAAAGGCATCTTTGAATTCAGGGTGTGATGTTCAACATGGAGGACACCAGATAGTCAGAAGTAACAGCATAGTGGAAGTTCAAGACAATGATATGTTGACAAAAACAATCGCCAAAGTGCCAGAATCCATTTCATTAATACCTTCTGGAAACGCAGGATCAGTAAAACTAGATGATAGAAAAACTCATGATAGTAGTCAGGATGTTCCAGTACATTCGGAAGATAATATCGCCGTCAAGAAGGAAAGTATGCCTTTGCAATTTCTAATGCCGTTACCTGTCCCAAAGTCGCCTTCAGATTCTTGGCTTTCTCGCAATTTGCCATCTGTGAAGAATAAACCACCTGCACCATCTTTTCTTGGAATCCAAGTACAGTCGAAGAAACAAGCTCCCTGGGCCTCCACACATCCAAAGGAGAATGATCTTAAACCTCCCAGGACACGCCAAATAAGATTTGCAGAT GTGGTGGAGAGGCCTTATTATCTGGATACTGAGATATGA
- the LOC109753747 gene encoding uncharacterized protein, giving the protein MEPEPDRGVSLLYPAPNPSHKPCLRAAKSTAFKREERRKHKEQKRERKRQENLALALAQWEPLGAPPRPAATSTPGEPPDDKPWPCDPPSPADAAPSAAWGWGPPAEPSADRGWGPPAEPPAQQPVAARCPQADAVRACRALFEEHADDDDDGEEGEEEEGDVARFFDELLEKDAGLRGFYEAERETGRFLCLVCEGVGARAGKRFPGCAALVQHAGSVARTKRRLAHRAFADALGRLLGWGAGRTTPVPADCDNDGATDQAEHLDASECAEMEVA; this is encoded by the exons ATGGAGCCCGAGCCCGACCGCGGCGTCTCCCTCCTCTACCCcgccccaaaccctagccacAAACCCTGCCTCCGGGCGGCCAAGTCCACGGCCTTCAAGCGCGAGGAGCGCCGCAAGCACAAGGAGCAGAAGCGGGAGCGCAAGCGACAGGAGAACCTCGCCCTCGCGCTCGCACAGTGGGAGCCCCTCGGCGCCCCACCCCGCCCGGCCGCCACCTCCACTCCCGGCGAGCCACCCGATGACAAGCCCTGGCCGTGTGACCCGCCATCTCCCGCGGACGCCGCGCCCTCCGCCGCCTGGGGCTGGGGCCCTCCGGCGGAACCCTCCGCCGACAGGGGCTGGGGCCCTCCGGCGGAACCGCCGGCGCAGCAGCCGGTCGCGGCAAGGTGCCCCCAGGCCGACGCGGTGAGGGCGTGCCGCGCGTTGTTTGAAGAGCACgccgatgacgacgacgacggcgaggagggggaggaagaggaaggcgaTGTGGCCCGGTTCTTCGACGAGCTTCTGGAGAAAGACGCGGGCCTGAGGGGGTTCTACGAGGCGGAGCGGGAGACGGGGCGGTTCCTGTGCCTGGTGTGCGAGGGGGTCGGCGCCAGGGCGGGGAAGCGGTTCCCCGGCTGCGCCGCGCTGGTGCAGCACGCCGGCTCGGTCGCCCGCACCAAGAGGAGGCTCGCGCACCGCGCCTTCGCCGACGCCCTCGGCCGCCTGCTCGGCTGGGGCGCCGGTCGGACCACCCCTGTTCCG GCCGATTGCGACAACGATGGCGCTACTGATCAAGCTGAGCACTTGGATGCTTCTGAATGTGCAGAAATGGAGGTGGCCTAA